The Medicago truncatula cultivar Jemalong A17 chromosome 4, MtrunA17r5.0-ANR, whole genome shotgun sequence genome includes a region encoding these proteins:
- the LOC25491657 gene encoding cytochrome P450 71A1, with translation MLSILILLALCLILPLLIFFQNHRTIKHYPLGPKGLPIIGNLHQLDISNLPIQLSQFSKIYGPLFSIQLGLRKAIVVSSAEIAKEVLKTNDHLFSDRPRLYAQQKLTYNGSEIIFSQYTDFWREIRKICVVHILSSKRVSHYSSIRKFEVKKMIKKISGHASSSSVTNLSELLISLSSTIICRIAFGRSYEDEGTERSRFHGMLHEFQALLAEIFVSDYIPFMSWIDKLRGLHGRLDRNFKEFDEFYQEIIDVHLDPNREQITDEEDIVDVLLHLKKHHLSSIDLTFNHIKAVLVDTIVAATDTTSAASVWAMTALMKNPRVLDKVQEEIRNLGGAKDYLDEGDLQNLPYLNAVIKETLRLHLPAPLLLSRESRENCTINGYNIPARTILYVNAWAIQRDHNVWENAEEFYPERFLESSINFTGQDFELIPFGAGRRICPGLPMAVASLKLILANLLYSFDWKLPDGLVKEDIDTSMLPGITQHKKNPLCLVAKIPM, from the exons ATGTTGTCAATACTAATTCTACTTGCTCTATGCCTAATTCTTCCTTTGCTAATATTCTTCCAAAACCATAGAACCATTAAACATTATCCACTTGGTCCTAAAGGACTTCCCATAATAGGAAATCTTCATCAACTAGACATTTCTAATCTTCCTATTCAACTTTCTCAATTCTCAAAGATATATGGTCCTCTATTTTCAATTCAACTTGGATTAAGAAAAGCTATTGTTGTTTCTTCAGCTGAAATTGCAAAAGAAGTATTGAAAACCAATGACCATTTGTTTTCTGATAGACCTAGATTATATGCTCAACAAAAATTGACTTATAACGGGTCGGAAATTATATTTTCACAATACACTGATTTTTGgagagaaataagaaaaatttgtGTTGTTCATATTCTTAGTTCCAAACGTGTATCACATTATTCATCTATAAGAAAGTTTGAGGTGAAGAAAATGATCAAAAAAATTTCAGGGCATGCTAGTTCTTCAAGTGTTACAAATTTGAGTGAGTTATTGATTTCGCTATCAAGTACTATAATTTGTAGGATTGCTTTTGGGAGAAGCTATGAGGATGAAGGAACTGAAAGAAGTAGGTTTCATGGAATGTTGCATGAGTTTCAAGCTTTACTTGCAGAAATATTTGTTTCTGATTATATTCCCTTCATGAGTTGGATTGATAAACTTAGGGGATTGCATGGTCGTCTTGATAGAAATTTCAAGgagtttgatgaattttatcAAGAGATTATTGATGTACATTTGGATCCAAATAGAGAACAAATTACAGATGAAGAAGATATTGTTGATGTCTTACTCCATCTCAAGAAACATCATTTGTCTTCAATTGATCTCACTTTCAATCACATCAAAGCTGTTCTCGTG GATACGATTGTAGCCGCAACAGATACCACATCAGCCGCATCAGTTTGGGCTATGACCGCCCTAATGAAAAACCCAAGAGTATTGGATAAAGTACAAGAAGAAATCAGAAACTTGGGAGGTGCAAAAGATTATTTAGATGAAGGTGATCTTCAAAATTTACCTTATTTGAATGCAGTGATTAAAGAGACGTTAAGATTGCATCTACCAGCCCCATTGCTCCTGTCTAGAGAATCACGTGAAAATTGCACTATAAATGGATACAATATTCCAGCCAGGACAATATTGTATGTGAATGCTTGGGCTATTCAGAGAGACCATAATGTTTGGGAAAACGCAGAAGAATTTTATCCTGAAAGATTCTTAGAAAGTTCTATAAATTTTACTGGACAAGATTTTGAACTAATACCCTTTGGAGCTGGCCGTAGAATTTGCCCCGGCTTACCCATGGCAGTTGCCTCATTGAAACTTATCCTTGCCAATCTTCTTTATTCATTTGATTGGAAATTACCAGATGGGTTGGTAAAGGAAGATATTGATACATCAATGCTGCCAGGGATCACTCAACACAAGAAGAATCCTCTTTGCCTTGTTGCTAAGATCCCTATGTAG